A window from Triticum aestivum cultivar Chinese Spring chromosome 6D, IWGSC CS RefSeq v2.1, whole genome shotgun sequence encodes these proteins:
- the LOC123141334 gene encoding serine/threonine-protein kinase BLUS1 isoform X1 (The sequence of the model RefSeq protein was modified relative to this genomic sequence to represent the inferred CDS: added 34 bases not found in genome assembly) translates to MGSKEKGKRGDGGASPRARKGEFPIRAEDYELMEPIGDGATAVVRRARCLPLGGEVVAVKIMNLSLRSEADVNNASEEVKTMILTDHPNLLSAYCSFTQDENLWIVMPYMAGGSCFHLMKSSFPKGFEEERFIAFVLRETLRGLEYLHGKGHIHRDVKAGNILLDQHKGVKLADFGISASVYDSMINRNGKRHTLVGTPCWMAPEVMEQKEYDFKADIWSFGITALELANGHAPFSSQPPAKVFLMTLQHAPPSLHNTKDKKFSNSFKRMIGACLIKDPSKRPTAQMLLQLPFFKKVKSEDNHVRCMLNKVPSLVARVQTIKENEAKLQAEKKPHDKIKEKTSHDEYWRGISQWHFDIEDLKAQAKLYSEENDSDEEEYLRFLFELDTVDEIVPLQDVRPQNHASDDKKIVGTEIVETPSSTTPILIPQSGKQLENGPPNGLARHESFERHSKVPTKQLSRAVSNVTCMDEHIEKTAIQKGRFKVTTEETEASTHREKELLERIACLERMLQVTQDEVVRLKEKEAKGAVPCVQQNKVHGL, encoded by the exons GAGGGGCGTCGCCGAGGGCGAGGAAGGGGGAGTTCCCCATCCGGGCGGAGGATTACGAGCTGATGGAGCCAATTGGCGACGGCGCCACGGCCGTCGTGCGCCGCGCCCGGTGCCTCCCGCTCGGGGGCGAGGTCGTCGCCGTCAAGATTATGAACCTCTCCCTCCGCTCCGAAGCTGACGTC AATAACGCCTCCGAAGAGGTCAAGACCATGATCCTGACGGATCACCCCAACCTCCTCAGCGCCTATTGCTCCTTCACCCAAGACGAGAACCTGTGGATCGTCATGCCCTACATGGCCGGGGGCTCCTGCTTCCACCTCATGAAATCCTCCTTCCCCAAAGGGTTCGAGGAGGAGAGGTTCATAGCCTTCGTGCTCCGCGAGACGCTGAGGGGCCTCGAGTACCTGCACGGCAAAGGCCACATACACCGGGATGTCAAG GCTGGAAACATATTGCTTGATCAGCACAAAGGAGTCAAGCTTGCGGATTTCGGAATTAGCGCCAGCGTCTACGACTCGATGATCAACAGGAACGGCAAAAGGCACACGCTTGTCGGCACACCTTGCTG GATGGCACCTGAAGTGATGGAGCAAAAGGAATACGACTTCAA GGCAGACATTTGGTCTTTCGGAATAACTGCACTAGAACTAGCTAATGGCCACGCTCCTTTCTCTAGCCAACCTCCAGCAAAG GTCTTTCTGATGACGTTACAACATGCTCCTCCATCTCTTCATAACACAAAGGACAAGAAGTTTTCAAAT TCATTTAAGCGAATGATTGGTGCATGTTTGATAAAAGATCCATCCAAGAGGCCAACTGCGCAAATGTTACTGCAACTTCCGTTCTTCAAAAAAGTGAAGTCTGAGGACAATCACGTAAGATGCATGCTAAATAAAGTGCCATCTTTGGTTGCTAGGGTGCAAACTATAAAG GAGAATGAAGCAAAGTTGCAAGCAGAGAAGAAACCACACGATAAAATcaaagagaagacatcacat GACGAATATTGGAGAGGTATTAGTCAGTGGCACTTTGATATCGAGGACTTAAAAGCACAGGCTAAGTTG TACTCGGAAGAGAATGATAGTGACGAAGAGGAGTACCTGCGTTTCCTATTTGAACTTGATACCGTGGATGAAATTGTTCCGCTTCAAGATGTGCGTCCACAAAATCATGCTAGTGATGATAAGAAG ATTGTAGGTACTGAAATAGTAGAAACACCAAGCTCAACAACTCCAATACTGATACCTCAAAG TGGGAAACAACTTGAGAATGGACCCCCTAATGGCCTTGCGCGCCATGAGTCATTTGAACGACATTCGAAAGTACCTACCAAGCAACTTTCCAGAGCAG TTTCCAATGTTACGTGTATGGATGAACATATAGAAAAAACGGCCATTCAAAAGGGTCGTTTTAAAGTAACAACGGAAGAAACG GAAGCATCTACACACAGGGAGAAGGAACTACTCGAACGTATTGCATGTTTAGAGAGGAT GCTCCAGGTTACCCAAGATGAGGTTGTGAGGCTTAAAGAAAAGG AGGCAAAAGGAGCAGTGCCATGCGTCCAACAAAATAAAGTACATGGGCTATAG
- the LOC123141334 gene encoding serine/threonine-protein kinase BLUS1 isoform X2 (The sequence of the model RefSeq protein was modified relative to this genomic sequence to represent the inferred CDS: added 34 bases not found in genome assembly) has product MGSKEKGKRGDGGASPRARKGEFPIRAEDYELMEPIGDGATAVVRRARCLPLGGEVVAVKIMNLSLRSEADVNNASEEVKTMILTDHPNLLSAYCSFTQDENLWIVMPYMAGGSCFHLMKSSFPKGFEEERFIAFVLRETLRGLEYLHGKGHIHRDVKAGNILLDQHKGVKLADFGISASVYDSMINRNGKRHTLVGTPCWMAPEVMEQKEYDFKADIWSFGITALELANGHAPFSSQPPAKVFLMTLQHAPPSLHNTKDKKFSNSFKRMIGACLIKDPSKRPTAQMLLQLPFFKKVKSEDNHVRCMLNKVPSLVARVQTIKENEAKLQAEKKPHDKIKEKTSHDEYWRGISQWHFDIEDLKAQAKLYSEENDSDEEEYLRFLFELDTVDEIVPLQDVRPQNHASDDKKIVGTEIVETPSSTTPILIPQSGKQLENGPPNGLARHESFERHSKVPTKQLSRAVSNVTCMDEHIEKTAIQKGRFKVTTEETEASTHREKELLERIACLERMLQVTQDEVVRLKEKDAKG; this is encoded by the exons GAGGGGCGTCGCCGAGGGCGAGGAAGGGGGAGTTCCCCATCCGGGCGGAGGATTACGAGCTGATGGAGCCAATTGGCGACGGCGCCACGGCCGTCGTGCGCCGCGCCCGGTGCCTCCCGCTCGGGGGCGAGGTCGTCGCCGTCAAGATTATGAACCTCTCCCTCCGCTCCGAAGCTGACGTC AATAACGCCTCCGAAGAGGTCAAGACCATGATCCTGACGGATCACCCCAACCTCCTCAGCGCCTATTGCTCCTTCACCCAAGACGAGAACCTGTGGATCGTCATGCCCTACATGGCCGGGGGCTCCTGCTTCCACCTCATGAAATCCTCCTTCCCCAAAGGGTTCGAGGAGGAGAGGTTCATAGCCTTCGTGCTCCGCGAGACGCTGAGGGGCCTCGAGTACCTGCACGGCAAAGGCCACATACACCGGGATGTCAAG GCTGGAAACATATTGCTTGATCAGCACAAAGGAGTCAAGCTTGCGGATTTCGGAATTAGCGCCAGCGTCTACGACTCGATGATCAACAGGAACGGCAAAAGGCACACGCTTGTCGGCACACCTTGCTG GATGGCACCTGAAGTGATGGAGCAAAAGGAATACGACTTCAA GGCAGACATTTGGTCTTTCGGAATAACTGCACTAGAACTAGCTAATGGCCACGCTCCTTTCTCTAGCCAACCTCCAGCAAAG GTCTTTCTGATGACGTTACAACATGCTCCTCCATCTCTTCATAACACAAAGGACAAGAAGTTTTCAAAT TCATTTAAGCGAATGATTGGTGCATGTTTGATAAAAGATCCATCCAAGAGGCCAACTGCGCAAATGTTACTGCAACTTCCGTTCTTCAAAAAAGTGAAGTCTGAGGACAATCACGTAAGATGCATGCTAAATAAAGTGCCATCTTTGGTTGCTAGGGTGCAAACTATAAAG GAGAATGAAGCAAAGTTGCAAGCAGAGAAGAAACCACACGATAAAATcaaagagaagacatcacat GACGAATATTGGAGAGGTATTAGTCAGTGGCACTTTGATATCGAGGACTTAAAAGCACAGGCTAAGTTG TACTCGGAAGAGAATGATAGTGACGAAGAGGAGTACCTGCGTTTCCTATTTGAACTTGATACCGTGGATGAAATTGTTCCGCTTCAAGATGTGCGTCCACAAAATCATGCTAGTGATGATAAGAAG ATTGTAGGTACTGAAATAGTAGAAACACCAAGCTCAACAACTCCAATACTGATACCTCAAAG TGGGAAACAACTTGAGAATGGACCCCCTAATGGCCTTGCGCGCCATGAGTCATTTGAACGACATTCGAAAGTACCTACCAAGCAACTTTCCAGAGCAG TTTCCAATGTTACGTGTATGGATGAACATATAGAAAAAACGGCCATTCAAAAGGGTCGTTTTAAAGTAACAACGGAAGAAACG GAAGCATCTACACACAGGGAGAAGGAACTACTCGAACGTATTGCATGTTTAGAGAGGAT GCTCCAGGTTACCCAAGATGAGGTTGTGAGGCTTAAAGAAAAGG ATGCAAAAGGGTAA